Proteins found in one Paenibacillus sp. genomic segment:
- the hslO gene encoding Hsp33 family molecular chaperone HslO codes for MKDYLVRATGLGGKVRLFAARTTDVVEEIRRRHDMFPTATAAVGRTATAAAMMGAMLKGEEKVTIQVKGDGPLGQIVADANAKGEVRAYADNPQTHLPSNSLGKLDVAGAVGTEGFIYVIKDLGLREPYRGSIPIVSGELAEDFTYYFAKSEQTPSAVSLGVLVDVDYSVKEAGGLILQLLPGLSDEEIGELEKRLQHIPPVTAMLERGLTPEDMMRELVDELASVERMELRFQCFCSRERVSNTLVSLGKEELDAIIEGEGAAEVVCHFCNEKYGFDKPELTTLRQRLDA; via the coding sequence TTGAAAGATTATTTGGTCCGGGCGACGGGCCTCGGCGGCAAAGTGCGGCTGTTCGCCGCGCGAACGACCGATGTTGTGGAGGAAATTCGCCGCCGTCACGATATGTTCCCGACGGCGACGGCCGCGGTCGGCCGCACGGCGACGGCTGCGGCGATGATGGGCGCCATGCTGAAGGGCGAAGAGAAGGTCACGATTCAAGTGAAAGGCGACGGCCCGCTCGGGCAAATCGTCGCAGACGCGAACGCGAAAGGCGAAGTGCGCGCGTACGCGGACAATCCGCAGACGCATCTGCCGAGCAACAGCCTCGGCAAGCTGGATGTGGCCGGCGCGGTCGGCACCGAAGGGTTCATTTACGTCATCAAAGATTTGGGGCTTCGCGAGCCGTACCGCGGCAGCATCCCGATTGTATCGGGCGAGCTCGCGGAGGACTTCACGTATTATTTCGCGAAATCGGAACAGACGCCGTCGGCGGTATCGCTCGGCGTGCTGGTCGACGTCGACTACTCGGTCAAAGAAGCCGGAGGCTTGATTTTACAGCTGCTGCCCGGCCTGTCGGACGAGGAAATCGGCGAATTGGAGAAGCGGCTGCAGCACATCCCGCCGGTCACAGCGATGCTCGAGCGGGGTCTCACCCCGGAGGATATGATGCGCGAGCTCGTCGACGAGCTGGCTTCGGTGGAGCGGATGGAGCTTCGGTTCCAATGCTTCTGCTCGAGGGAGCGGGTGAGCAACACGCTTGTGTCGTTAGGGAAAGAAGAACTCGACGCCATCATCGAAGGAGAAGGCGCGGCGGAAGTCGTGTGCCACTTCTGCAACGAAAAGTACGGCTTCGACAAGCCGGAATTGACGACGCTGCGACAGCGTCTGGACGCATAA
- a CDS encoding type III pantothenate kinase → MILVVDVGNTNIVLGLYERETLRHHWRVATNRSSTADEYGIMIMTLFQHAGVRVNEVEGAIVSSVVPPINATLDQACRKYVRRTPLFVGPGVKTGLNIRYENPREVGADRIVNAVAGIQLYGPPLIIVDFGTATTFCYIDEKGDYVGGAIAPGIGISTEALYQRAAKLPRIELVRPKSTVGRTTVSSMQSGIIFGFAGQVDGIVGRIREEFGTKPRVVATGGLAELIAGESKTIDTVNPLLTLQGLQIIYERNVG, encoded by the coding sequence ATGATCTTGGTCGTCGATGTCGGCAATACGAATATCGTCTTGGGCTTGTACGAGCGAGAGACGCTTCGGCATCATTGGCGGGTGGCGACGAACCGGTCGTCGACCGCCGACGAGTACGGCATCATGATCATGACCTTGTTTCAGCATGCGGGCGTCCGCGTCAACGAGGTGGAAGGCGCCATCGTTTCCTCTGTCGTTCCCCCCATCAACGCCACGCTCGACCAAGCCTGCCGCAAATACGTGCGCCGGACGCCGCTGTTCGTCGGCCCCGGCGTCAAGACGGGCCTTAACATTCGTTACGAAAACCCGCGCGAGGTCGGGGCGGACCGCATCGTCAACGCCGTGGCGGGCATTCAGCTGTACGGCCCGCCGCTGATCATCGTCGATTTTGGAACGGCGACCACTTTTTGTTATATTGATGAGAAGGGCGATTACGTCGGCGGCGCGATCGCGCCCGGCATCGGCATTTCGACGGAAGCGCTCTATCAACGGGCGGCGAAGCTGCCGCGGATCGAGCTCGTGCGGCCGAAGAGCACCGTGGGGCGCACGACGGTTTCGTCGATGCAGTCCGGCATCATTTTCGGCTTCGCCGGGCAGGTAGACGGCATCGTCGGGCGCATTCGGGAGGAATTCGGCACGAAGCCTCGCGTCGTGGCGACGGGCGGGCTCGCGGAGCTGATCGCGGGCGAATCGAAGACGATCGACACGGTCAATCCGTTATTAACGCTGCAAGGATTGCAAATTATATACGAAAGAAATGTCGGTTAG
- the nadC gene encoding carboxylating nicotinate-nucleotide diphosphorylase: MADTMHLDPAYLKEQIRAWLREDIGPGDISSLAILPEGHRSRAVIHAKQAGVAAGLPVAEAVFAEVDASLAVKRVAREGAALAVGDVLLEVEGSTLSILSGERLALNLLQRLSGIATATRAFVDAVEGVEPKPRIVDTRKTTPGMRQLEKYAVRVGGGHNHRFALFDAVMLKDNHIKAAGGVKEAVARARAYAPHTMRIEVEVESLEQVEQAIEAGADIIMLDNMDTARMTEAVSRIRRASPRIVVEASGGVTLSTVRAIAETGVDVISVGGLTHSVKALDISLDLGEKKEVRA; this comes from the coding sequence TACGATGCATTTGGATCCGGCGTACCTGAAGGAACAGATTAGAGCTTGGCTGCGCGAAGATATCGGCCCGGGCGACATTTCGAGCCTCGCGATTTTGCCCGAGGGGCACCGGAGCCGGGCGGTCATTCACGCCAAGCAAGCCGGCGTCGCCGCGGGCCTCCCGGTCGCGGAAGCCGTGTTCGCCGAGGTGGACGCCTCCCTCGCCGTGAAGCGCGTCGCCCGCGAAGGGGCGGCGCTCGCCGTCGGCGACGTGCTGCTCGAAGTGGAGGGGAGCACGCTGTCGATTTTGTCCGGGGAGCGGCTCGCGCTCAACCTGCTGCAGCGGCTGTCCGGCATCGCGACGGCGACGCGCGCGTTCGTCGACGCGGTCGAAGGCGTCGAGCCGAAGCCGCGCATCGTCGATACGCGGAAGACGACGCCGGGCATGCGCCAGCTCGAGAAATACGCCGTGCGCGTCGGCGGCGGACACAATCACCGGTTCGCGTTGTTCGACGCCGTCATGCTGAAGGACAATCATATCAAAGCGGCCGGCGGCGTGAAGGAAGCGGTCGCCCGCGCCCGCGCTTACGCGCCGCATACGATGCGGATCGAGGTCGAAGTGGAGTCGCTTGAGCAGGTCGAGCAGGCGATCGAAGCGGGCGCGGACATTATCATGCTCGACAACATGGACACGGCCCGCATGACGGAGGCGGTGTCGCGCATTCGCCGCGCGTCGCCGCGCATCGTCGTCGAGGCGTCGGGCGGCGTCACTCTGTCGACCGTCCGCGCCATCGCGGAAACGGGCGTCGACGTCATCTCCGTCGGCGGCCTCACGCATTCGGTTAAGGCGCTCGACATATCGCTCGATTTGGGCGAGAAAAAAGAGGTGCGCGCATGA